The DNA sequence TGCCGGTGAACTCGATGTCGTGCGGCAGCGGTTCGTACTCGACGACCAGGGCCTCGGCCGCCTCCCGCGCCTGCTCGGGGGTCTCCGCGACGACAAGGGCCACCGGCCAGCCCAGGTGGGGCACGGTGTCGTTCTGGAAGACGGCGCAGGTGGGGTCGGGCCTGCTGCCCAGCAGGCCGACGTAGTCGGTCTCCAGGCGCGGGGCGCTGCGGTGGTCCAGGACTGCGACGACGCCGGGCATCTCAAGGAGGAGGGCGCCGGCGATGTCGCGGATGCGGCCCCGCGCCACGGTGGACAACACCAGCCAGCCGTAGGCGAGTTCGGTGAACGGAATGTCGCCCGCGTAGCGTGCCGCGCCGGTGACCTTGTCCCGGCCCTCCACCCGGACGTGACCGGTGCCGACCGCGCGTACGGCGGCTGATGGCGCGGTGGTGGTCATCGCGCGGCCTCCTCGGCGAGTTCGCTCAGCACGGCCACGGTCAGGTTGCGCATCAAGGTCACCTTGTATCCGTTGTGCGGCAGCGGCCGGGCCGCGGCGAGTTCGGCTTCGGCGGCGGCCGCGTACGTCTCGGCCGTGGCGGGCGCCCCGATGAGGACCCGCTCTGCGGTGCGTGCGCGCCATGGCCGGGAGGCGACCGCGCCGAACGCCAGGCGTGCGTCGTGCACGACCCCGTCGCGGATGTCGAGCGCGGCCGCGACGGAGCCGATGGCGAAGGCGTAAGAGGCGCGCTCGCGCACCTTCCGGTACCGGGAGCGGGCCGCGACCGGCACCCGGGGCAGGGAGACGCCGGTGATCAGCGCACCCGCCGGCAGGGCCGTCTCGCGGTGCGGGGTCTCGGCGACGGGAAGATACAACTGACCGATCGGCAACTCGCTCTGTCCGTCAGCGGTTTCGTAATGCACGACGGCGTCGAGGGCGGTCAGGGCAACGGCCATGTCCGAGGGGTGTACGGCCACACACGTCTCGGACGCGCCGAGGATGGCGTGGTTGTGGTGCTCGCCGCTGATGGCCGGGCAGCCGCTGCCGGGTTCGCGCTTGTTGCACGGCTTGGTCGTGTCGGTGAAGTAGGCGCAGCGGGTGCGCTGGAGGAGGTTGCCGCCGACCGTGGCCATGTTGCGCA is a window from the Streptomyces sp. NBC_00299 genome containing:
- a CDS encoding FAD binding domain-containing protein, encoding MREFDYRRAPDVSGAVALLDDDPDARYLAGGTNLVDLMKSGVERPARLVDVRELPLDRIEPAADGGLLVGATATNSDLAAHPEVRSHYPMLAQAVLAGASGQLRNMATVGGNLLQRTRCAYFTDTTKPCNKREPGSGCPAISGEHHNHAILGASETCVAVHPSDMAVALTALDAVVHYETADGQSELPIGQLYLPVAETPHRETALPAGALITGVSLPRVPVAARSRYRKVRERASYAFAIGSVAAALDIRDGVVHDARLAFGAVASRPWRARTAERVLIGAPATAETYAAAAEAELAAARPLPHNGYKVTLMRNLTVAVLSELAEEAAR